One genomic segment of Sphingorhabdus sp. M41 includes these proteins:
- the ahcY gene encoding adenosylhomocysteinase, producing MLPHRIARAAFRFPRRQDVAAATQDYVIKDISLADFGRKEIEIAETEMPGLMALREEFGADKPLKGARITGSLHMTIQTAVLIETLLDLGADVRWASCNIFSTQDHAAAAIAAGGTPVFAIKGETLEEYWSYVERIFDWGADETCNLILDDGGDATMFALWGARVEAGEELFKPENEEEEVFVATLTRFLAERPGYLTKTVAAIKGVSEETTTGVHRLYELAKIGKLPFPAINVNDSVTKSKFDNLYGCKESLVDAIRRATDVMLAGKVAAVAGFGDVGKGSAQSLRNGGARVLVTEIDPICALQAAMEGFEVVTMDEATKRADIFVTTTGNKDVITVDHMRAMKDRAIVCNIGHFDSEIQISALKNMQWTEIKPQVDEVKFPDGKKLIILAQGRLVNLGCATGHPSFVMSASFTNQVLAQIELWLRPEQYENDVYVLPKHLDEKVAELHLAKLGVKLDKLSQDQADYIGVPVEGPFKPDHYRY from the coding sequence ATGTTGCCGCACCGGATTGCCCGTGCGGCATTTCGTTTTCCAAGGAGACAAGACGTGGCAGCCGCAACCCAAGATTATGTGATCAAGGATATTTCCCTCGCCGATTTCGGTCGCAAAGAGATTGAAATAGCCGAAACCGAAATGCCGGGCCTGATGGCTCTGCGTGAAGAATTTGGCGCCGATAAGCCTTTGAAGGGTGCCCGGATCACCGGTTCCCTCCACATGACCATTCAGACCGCCGTGTTGATTGAAACCTTGCTCGATCTGGGCGCAGATGTTCGCTGGGCTTCGTGCAATATTTTCTCGACCCAGGATCACGCCGCAGCAGCGATCGCAGCCGGCGGTACCCCGGTTTTCGCAATCAAAGGCGAAACTCTCGAAGAATATTGGTCCTATGTTGAGCGTATCTTCGACTGGGGCGCCGACGAGACCTGCAACCTGATTCTCGACGATGGCGGCGATGCCACGATGTTCGCGCTTTGGGGCGCACGGGTTGAAGCTGGCGAAGAATTGTTCAAGCCGGAAAACGAGGAAGAAGAAGTCTTCGTTGCAACCCTGACCCGCTTCCTGGCGGAACGTCCCGGCTATCTGACCAAGACAGTTGCAGCGATCAAGGGCGTTTCGGAAGAAACCACCACCGGTGTTCACCGTCTTTATGAGCTGGCCAAAATCGGCAAGCTGCCTTTCCCGGCGATCAACGTCAACGACAGCGTTACCAAGTCCAAATTCGACAATCTCTATGGTTGCAAAGAGTCGCTGGTCGACGCGATCCGTCGCGCAACCGACGTCATGCTCGCCGGCAAGGTCGCAGCCGTCGCAGGCTTCGGCGATGTCGGCAAGGGCTCGGCCCAATCGCTCCGCAACGGCGGCGCGCGCGTGCTGGTAACCGAAATCGATCCGATCTGCGCGCTGCAGGCGGCGATGGAAGGCTTTGAAGTCGTGACCATGGACGAAGCCACGAAGCGGGCTGACATTTTCGTCACCACGACCGGTAACAAGGACGTCATCACCGTCGATCACATGCGCGCCATGAAGGATCGTGCGATTGTCTGTAACATCGGTCACTTCGACAGCGAAATCCAGATCAGCGCTCTGAAGAACATGCAATGGACCGAAATCAAGCCGCAGGTTGATGAAGTGAAATTCCCGGATGGCAAGAAGCTGATCATTCTGGCCCAGGGCCGTCTGGTGAACCTCGGCTGCGCAACCGGTCACCCCAGCTTCGTCATGTCTGCAAGCTTCACCAACCAGGTGCTGGCGCAGATCGAATTGTGGTTGCGTCCGGAACAATATGAAAATGATGTCTATGTTTTGCCGAAGCATCTCGACGAAAAAGTCGCCGAACTGCATCTCGCGAAACTGGGCGTGAAACTGGACAAGCTGAGCCAGGACCAGGCCGATTATATCGGCGTTCCGGTCGAAGGCCCGTTCAAGCCGGATCATTATCGCTACTAG
- a CDS encoding lytic transglycosylase domain-containing protein: protein MKLKFALTASLFALVATPALADDGAILYNSASIAKYVPSQLKQQQSDHYRALFSAMSANHWDVAKNLMDTAPTGPLKSIAQAEYFLAANSPRAELGPLLTLVNEAPQIPQAAQLGRLAQKRGAQLLPNLPQRRNLSWVPGSPIRSKPKDVDSDSTANSVRGQIIDYIKNDNPRGAEELLSASMMNMSSEGRTELEQRVAWSYYIENDDASALRLARQAQNGSGEWVGHANWVAGLSAWRLNDCRTASSAFEKVGRSAANVDLQAAGFYWSARSDLKCGQPEKVQGKLQAAARLDDSFYGMLAAQTLGMAADKSKQSETFEKSDWRALERHENVRAAIALVEIGEEQLADEVLRHQATIGDGSDHPALIKLARELDLPRTQLWLAHNAPRGMAPDVQARFPAPKWKPDGGWRVDPALIYAHTLQESAFRSQVVSPANAIGLMQVRPGTAGDIARANGLNFAESDLYRPSTNLEYGQSYLEYLGKSSITGGKLPKIAAAYNAGPGAVQRWNTEIRDNDDPLLFMESIPYVETRGYVSIILRNYWMYEKQAGIQSVSARALSQNHWPQFPGNPDGRKTQFTSR, encoded by the coding sequence GTGAAACTGAAATTTGCACTGACTGCTTCGCTATTTGCTCTCGTCGCGACACCTGCCCTCGCGGATGATGGAGCGATACTCTACAATAGCGCTTCGATCGCGAAATATGTCCCGTCGCAGCTGAAGCAGCAGCAATCCGACCATTATCGGGCGCTATTCTCGGCAATGAGCGCCAATCACTGGGATGTTGCGAAAAACCTGATGGACACGGCTCCGACGGGGCCGCTGAAATCGATCGCGCAAGCGGAATATTTTCTTGCGGCCAATAGTCCGCGGGCTGAACTCGGACCGCTGCTGACCCTGGTCAATGAAGCACCACAAATACCGCAAGCCGCTCAATTGGGTCGCCTGGCCCAGAAGCGTGGCGCTCAATTGCTGCCGAATCTGCCACAGCGGCGCAATTTGTCGTGGGTGCCCGGCTCCCCAATTCGGTCAAAACCGAAGGATGTGGATTCGGACAGCACAGCGAACAGCGTGCGCGGGCAGATCATTGATTATATCAAGAATGACAATCCGAGAGGCGCAGAGGAATTGCTCAGCGCCAGCATGATGAACATGTCTTCGGAAGGGCGGACCGAACTCGAGCAGCGGGTAGCCTGGTCTTATTATATCGAGAATGACGACGCGTCGGCCCTGCGCCTGGCCCGCCAGGCTCAAAATGGCTCCGGCGAATGGGTCGGTCATGCCAACTGGGTCGCAGGACTGTCGGCTTGGCGGCTGAACGATTGCCGCACGGCCAGTAGCGCTTTTGAGAAAGTCGGACGGTCGGCCGCCAACGTCGATCTCCAGGCTGCCGGCTTCTACTGGAGCGCGCGGTCTGATCTGAAATGTGGTCAGCCTGAAAAAGTACAGGGCAAATTGCAGGCGGCAGCGCGCCTCGACGACAGTTTTTACGGCATGCTAGCCGCGCAGACCCTGGGCATGGCCGCGGACAAATCGAAGCAATCTGAAACATTCGAGAAATCGGACTGGCGGGCACTCGAGCGCCATGAAAATGTCCGCGCTGCGATCGCGCTGGTGGAAATCGGTGAAGAGCAATTGGCCGATGAAGTGCTTCGGCATCAGGCGACCATCGGAGACGGCAGCGATCACCCTGCCCTGATCAAATTGGCCCGCGAGCTTGATCTGCCGCGAACCCAGCTGTGGCTGGCCCATAATGCCCCGCGCGGCATGGCGCCCGATGTCCAGGCCCGATTCCCTGCGCCAAAATGGAAACCGGACGGTGGCTGGCGCGTCGACCCCGCTCTTATCTATGCGCATACATTGCAGGAATCCGCATTTCGCAGCCAGGTCGTTAGCCCGGCAAATGCCATCGGATTGATGCAGGTGCGGCCCGGAACTGCTGGCGATATCGCCAGAGCCAACGGCCTGAATTTCGCCGAATCCGATCTCTACCGGCCATCGACCAATCTGGAATATGGCCAGTCCTATCTTGAATATCTCGGAAAATCGTCGATTACCGGCGGCAAACTGCCGAAAATTGCTGCGGCCTATAATGCTGGCCCCGGCGCGGTGCAGCGCTGGAACACGGAAATACGGGACAATGACGACCCGCTGCTGTTCATGGAAAGCATTCCCTATGTCGAGACCCGCGGCTATGTCTCGATCATCCTGCGCAACTACTGGATGTACGAGAAGCAGGCCGGGATCCAGTCGGTCAGCGCCCGAGCATTGTCGCAAAATCACTGGCCACAATTTCCGGGCAATCCGGATGGCCGCAAGACCCAGTTCACTTCCCGCTGA
- a CDS encoding electron transfer flavoprotein-ubiquinone oxidoreductase produces the protein MSERESMPYDLVIVGGGPAGLSAAIKFKQLADEAGKDLSVCILEKGSEIGAHILSGAVIDPKGLDELFPAWRDEDCPLANTPVTENHHWILTKKKKFSIPHFITPSFMHNKGTYTGSLGNLCRWLGERAEYMGIEIFPGFAAAEILYNEDGSVKGVATGDMGVARDGSHKPDYQPGLELHAKYTFFAEGARGHLTKILKNQFALDAESQPQIYGLGVKELWDIDPAKHKPGRVIHSQGWPLSEGANGGGFIYHQADNQVALGFVTWLNYENPYLSPFEEMQRWKQHPEVRKILEGGKRVSYGARAINDGGFQAVPKLYFPGGALIGCSAGFVNVPRIKGTHTAMKTGMMAAEAAYEAIVAERANDELTAYGTAYENSWVREELRVVRNVLPAVEKYGDFLGTILSGITMWAEHLKIKMPFTMKLHPDWSRLRRAEHCVKIEYPKPDGVISFDRLSSVFLSNTNHEEDQPVHLQLKDPNIPVDVNLPVFAGPSARYCPAGVYEFVEDEAGNPKFQINAQNCVHCKTCDIKDPSQNINWVVPEGGGGPNYPNM, from the coding sequence ATGAGCGAACGAGAGTCAATGCCTTATGACCTGGTGATAGTCGGGGGTGGTCCCGCAGGTCTCAGCGCAGCTATAAAATTCAAGCAACTCGCTGATGAAGCGGGCAAGGACCTCTCGGTCTGTATCCTGGAAAAAGGCTCCGAAATCGGTGCCCATATTCTGTCCGGTGCAGTCATTGATCCCAAGGGTCTGGATGAACTTTTCCCGGCGTGGCGGGACGAGGATTGTCCTTTGGCAAATACGCCAGTGACCGAGAATCATCACTGGATCTTGACCAAGAAGAAGAAGTTTTCGATTCCTCATTTCATTACACCTTCGTTCATGCACAACAAGGGAACCTATACCGGTTCGCTTGGCAATCTGTGCCGCTGGCTTGGTGAGCGGGCAGAGTATATGGGCATCGAGATATTCCCGGGCTTTGCCGCTGCGGAAATCCTGTACAATGAAGATGGATCGGTAAAAGGCGTCGCGACCGGTGACATGGGCGTTGCCCGCGATGGCAGCCACAAGCCGGACTATCAGCCCGGCCTCGAGCTGCACGCCAAATATACCTTTTTCGCCGAAGGCGCACGAGGCCACCTCACCAAGATCCTGAAGAACCAGTTTGCACTTGATGCTGAGAGCCAGCCGCAAATCTATGGCCTCGGGGTCAAGGAATTGTGGGATATTGATCCGGCCAAGCACAAGCCGGGCCGCGTTATTCACTCTCAGGGCTGGCCGCTGAGCGAAGGCGCGAATGGTGGTGGTTTCATATACCATCAGGCCGATAATCAGGTCGCACTCGGATTTGTGACCTGGTTGAACTATGAAAATCCCTATCTCTCGCCATTTGAAGAAATGCAGCGGTGGAAGCAACATCCGGAAGTTCGCAAGATCCTCGAAGGTGGCAAGCGCGTTTCCTATGGCGCGCGGGCGATCAATGACGGTGGTTTCCAGGCTGTTCCGAAATTATATTTCCCTGGTGGCGCCCTGATCGGCTGTTCTGCCGGCTTCGTGAATGTGCCGCGGATCAAGGGCACGCATACTGCGATGAAAACCGGCATGATGGCGGCTGAGGCTGCCTATGAAGCGATCGTCGCGGAGCGTGCAAATGACGAGCTCACTGCTTACGGAACCGCTTATGAGAACAGCTGGGTCCGCGAAGAATTGCGCGTTGTCCGCAACGTCCTGCCAGCAGTTGAGAAATATGGGGATTTCCTGGGTACCATATTGTCCGGAATTACGATGTGGGCAGAGCATCTCAAGATCAAAATGCCGTTCACGATGAAACTGCATCCAGACTGGTCGCGCCTGAGACGGGCCGAACATTGCGTGAAGATCGAATATCCGAAACCGGATGGCGTCATCAGCTTTGATCGCCTGTCATCGGTTTTCCTGTCGAACACCAACCATGAAGAAGACCAGCCGGTACATTTGCAGTTGAAAGACCCCAATATTCCGGTCGATGTCAATCTGCCGGTCTTCGCCGGTCCCTCGGCCCGCTATTGTCCAGCGGGTGTTTACGAATTTGTCGAAGACGAGGCTGGCAATCCGAAATTCCAGATCAACGCGCAAAATTGCGTGCATTGCAAAACCTGTGATATCAAGGACCCGTCCCAGAATATCAATTGGGTCGTGCCGGAAGGTGGCGGAGGTCCAAATTATCCGAATATGTAA
- a CDS encoding uracil-DNA glycosylase family protein, protein MNLISSPTTNSTPESMIHSLQDWWSLAGVELDYADQPAALLAVEAPAPRKDVTPKVAVTERVQEALKTPAREEPLPANYPDFLDWLADSNSLIEASWSKHRVLPRGILEPEVMVISALPEKNRNGEVQLFNPGNQKLLDRMLSAIGCDSHQSYLANIALSVPVDGRIDDQHWPALKARLLHHIDLVRPKRVIFFGDLAAKIIFGEDLLTARKNKQFINHNSSKTEAIVTFHPRILIERPLFKAEAWKDLQMLTRISAS, encoded by the coding sequence ATGAATTTAATCTCCTCACCAACGACAAATTCGACCCCGGAGTCGATGATCCACAGCCTGCAAGACTGGTGGTCTCTTGCCGGTGTCGAACTGGATTATGCTGATCAACCAGCAGCGCTACTGGCGGTCGAAGCGCCTGCTCCGCGGAAAGATGTCACACCTAAGGTGGCCGTTACGGAACGGGTGCAGGAGGCATTGAAAACGCCGGCACGGGAGGAACCCCTGCCGGCCAATTATCCGGATTTTCTCGACTGGCTGGCTGATAGCAACAGCTTGATCGAAGCAAGCTGGTCCAAGCATCGAGTGTTGCCAAGAGGCATTTTGGAACCAGAGGTCATGGTTATTTCCGCGCTGCCCGAAAAAAATCGCAATGGCGAAGTCCAGCTGTTCAATCCGGGCAACCAGAAGTTGCTCGACAGGATGTTGTCGGCAATCGGATGCGATTCGCACCAATCCTATCTGGCAAACATCGCCCTGTCCGTTCCCGTGGATGGCAGAATTGACGACCAGCACTGGCCGGCGTTGAAAGCCCGGCTCCTGCACCACATAGATCTGGTCCGTCCGAAGCGGGTAATCTTCTTCGGCGATCTCGCTGCGAAGATCATATTCGGGGAAGACCTGCTGACGGCCCGCAAAAATAAGCAATTTATTAACCATAATTCATCAAAAACAGAGGCGATCGTAACATTTCACCCGCGGATCCTGATCGAGCGGCCATTATTCAAGGCCGAAGCTTGGAAAGATCTGCAAATGCTGACAAGGATTTCTGCCTCGTGA
- a CDS encoding peroxiredoxin, with protein sequence MINKGDKIPEVKLVKATADGPQQISSSEYFAGRKVALFSVPGAFTPTCSAKHLPGYVEKAADLKAKGVDEIACTAVNDAFVMGAWNDAAGSEDVTMLADGNGEFAQAVGLTMDGSGFGLGQRGQRFSMIVNDGVVEELNVEAPGDFKVSAAEYMLDQL encoded by the coding sequence ATGATCAACAAAGGCGATAAGATTCCAGAAGTGAAACTGGTCAAGGCGACCGCAGACGGCCCACAGCAAATCAGCTCCAGCGAATATTTCGCCGGCAGGAAAGTGGCGCTATTTTCCGTTCCCGGCGCGTTCACACCGACTTGCTCGGCCAAGCATCTCCCCGGCTATGTCGAGAAAGCGGCCGATCTCAAAGCCAAAGGCGTTGACGAGATTGCCTGCACCGCTGTCAATGACGCCTTCGTCATGGGCGCATGGAATGATGCTGCGGGTTCGGAAGATGTCACCATGCTGGCTGACGGCAATGGCGAATTTGCGCAGGCTGTTGGCCTGACCATGGACGGTTCCGGCTTTGGCCTGGGCCAGCGCGGCCAGCGTTTCTCGATGATCGTCAATGACGGTGTCGTCGAAGAACTGAACGTCGAAGCACCGGGTGATTTCAAGGTCAGTGCTGCGGAATATATGCTCGATCAGCTTTAA
- a CDS encoding YqgE/AlgH family protein → MHDPVYFSGQFLLATPGMADPRFARSVVAICSHDENGALGINIGETLEGIRFHDILKQFDIDTTNAPDCDVFLGGPMETQRGFILHSLDINMSDTLQVGDSWGLSSSLDMLNSIAQGRGPQRWTIALGYSGWGEGQLESELTQNGWTIAKGESEWLYEKESGDKWLMAWQALGIDPTKLSSGFGSA, encoded by the coding sequence ATGCATGACCCCGTCTATTTCTCCGGACAATTTCTTCTGGCCACACCCGGCATGGCCGATCCCCGATTTGCGCGATCCGTCGTGGCAATCTGCTCGCATGACGAAAACGGGGCGCTGGGTATCAATATCGGTGAGACGTTAGAAGGAATCCGCTTTCACGATATTCTCAAGCAGTTCGACATCGACACAACCAACGCACCGGACTGTGATGTCTTTCTCGGCGGCCCGATGGAAACGCAGCGCGGTTTCATCCTGCACAGCCTCGATATCAATATGTCGGATACGCTCCAGGTGGGTGACAGCTGGGGGCTCAGCAGTTCCCTCGATATGCTCAATTCCATTGCCCAGGGCCGCGGTCCGCAACGATGGACCATTGCACTCGGCTATTCCGGATGGGGCGAAGGACAGCTTGAAAGCGAATTGACGCAGAATGGCTGGACCATCGCCAAGGGAGAATCCGAGTGGCTGTATGAGAAGGAGTCCGGGGACAAGTGGCTGATGGCCTGGCAGGCTCTCGGCATAGATCCGACGAAGCTGTCCAGCGGCTTTGGAAGCGCCTGA